The sequence TTCTGGGTTTTGAACTATGTCGCCGGGCATTGATTTCCAAAGCTGAAGCCCATTCCCGGCTGGACCGCATCCGGCGGCGCAAACGCATTCCGGAAAGTAAATGCCTTTTCGGTGGGACCGTGCTGCCGGAGGTGTTCGAGTCGGGCGGCGGCTTCGGTGATGGTCGGATTGTGCCCCTGTGGCACCCACCACAACACGGCGTAGGCTTCGGCCATCTTTTCAAACCACTCTTTGCGCCGCGCCATAATTTCCACATGCGCGGTCTTGTAGACATAGTGGTTGAGTGTGGCGACATCCTGCCAGACCGACATATTGACCAGTATATTGTCGCCGAGTGGCCGAAGTGCGGTGGCGTCTCCGTCATCAGTTTTGAGTCGCCACACAAATCCAGGTGAGCTTTCAGCCAGCGCGTTGATGCGATCCAGATTGGCAACAAAGTCGGCCATGCTGGGAGATTCGAGCGGTTCTTTCATCACAGCGATATTCAATTGAGCGAGGTGGTATTGAGACATACAGTTTCCTTGAGAAGGTTCGATTTTCCTTTGATTGATCAGCCTGGTTTTAGAGTCCGGGCAGTTTACTTTGGTTTTGTCTCGATTTGAACAGAGTCAATGATCTGTTGCACCAGTTGGTTTGAAGATTCATTCTGTTGTGGCAATAAGGTCATCACCACCCATGTTTTTGTTCCTCGGGGCCAAATGCGAGCTTTCATTTGAAGCTCAACGGTCCCATCTCCCATTTGGCAACCGATCTCAACCTGGCCAGAAGGGAGTAGTTTTGCTTTTGACTCGTTTTTAAAGAGTTTCGAATTCTTCTTTATACCCTGTAAAACACCATTGCCAAAAGTAATCGGATCCCCAGCTACTTTAAATTCAACATATGTCAAAAAAATCAAAACATTTGGGGATTTAGACATATACCCCTGCATTTTGGTTATGCCAGGCACCGCTACTTCAGGCCCAACTGGTACTTCCTGAGGTGGATGTGGAAGCAGCACTGTCAATCCAGTGTTTCCAGGCTGGAACTTCTCCCATCCGGCTGTCAAATTCGGTTTAGGGGCTGGCGGTCGTTTCTTCCCGGTTACTTCTTTTAAGAACGGGGTTGCCTGATCGTTATCTAACGCCTTGAGTAATTCTGGAATTGGAGTCAGCCCGACAGCAGTTTTCCCGTCAGTTTCGCCTGATTTTGAAAACAGTCCAACCACTTTTCCCGTGTCCTGGCTTATGATCGGAGTCCCACTTTGTGATTCCGCTTTCACCTTTTTATCCAGAAGCACCATGATGTACCCGGCTTCAACTTCGAGAATGGTTCCTTCAATCATCTCAAACCCAGTTTTAGTAGCCGCCCCCTTGTTTGGAAACCACACTCGCTCGCCAAAGTTTGGTTTTGCGCGGTTGTCCAACTCAAGCAACAGGTTTGGGTCAACTGGCTCAGCCACTGGCATGATCAGATAGTCAAATCTGATATCTAACGGTTCATCTGTTCCTTCACTGCCTGGATTTCCCCAACATTTGGTCATGGTCGCGACCGATTTATCCGTCGCTAAATCAAGCCATTCAGCTTTCACCAGTTCTGGTCCGCTGAAGTCAACAAGATGAACGCAAGTGATTGCAACTACCTGGTTCTTGGATGTTTTCGAAAAAAATCCAGTGCCCTGATATGTTTTGGTGCCGTCTGCCCAGTGTAAAAACGGCTGATACAAAATTGCCTTTTGTTCAAATT comes from Acidobacteriota bacterium and encodes:
- a CDS encoding DUF3291 domain-containing protein, translating into MSQYHLAQLNIAVMKEPLESPSMADFVANLDRINALAESSPGFVWRLKTDDGDATALRPLGDNILVNMSVWQDVATLNHYVYKTAHVEIMARRKEWFEKMAEAYAVLWWVPQGHNPTITEAAARLEHLRQHGPTEKAFTFRNAFAPPDAVQPGMGFSFGNQCPAT